One window of the Halobacillus litoralis genome contains the following:
- a CDS encoding aspartyl-phosphate phosphatase Spo0E family protein codes for MYKEKLEQQIEELRIRMYELYNNNPADEELVRISQELDDLLNRFRKRTAANVQIDMNRVN; via the coding sequence ATGTACAAGGAGAAATTAGAACAGCAAATTGAAGAACTGCGAATTCGTATGTATGAGTTATATAATAATAATCCTGCTGATGAAGAGTTGGTGCGTATTTCACAAGAATTAGATGATTTATTGAATCGATTCAGAAAAAGAACAGCTGCCAATGTGCAAATCGATATGAATCGTGTTAATTAA
- a CDS encoding excisionase family DNA-binding protein, with the protein MYLTVKETAAYLELPEDYILHIIRHNKIKTLHDGDRYLINKNQFDNHLDQMEKYRMMIQEYLSEPIPEDPDVKDED; encoded by the coding sequence ATGTATTTGACAGTCAAAGAAACCGCCGCGTACTTGGAATTACCGGAAGACTATATTTTGCATATTATCCGGCACAATAAAATCAAAACCTTACATGACGGAGATCGCTATTTAATCAATAAAAATCAATTTGATAACCATCTCGACCAAATGGAAAAGTACCGGATGATGATTCAAGAATATTTGAGTGAACCAATCCCGGAGGACCCGGATGTAAAAGACGAGGATTAA
- a CDS encoding VCBS repeat-containing protein encodes MYTYPYNFRQQPAGTSNIFAFAQGDVNGDYIQDQVYLVGQKTSDSPYITDITLIIQDGRSNLFYNVPLKTNMGYQPRLFLGDFTGDGTDDILISMDSGGSGGFGYYYLYSFVNNQPMVLFDYETFDETYKYVVNYQDQYKVEVINQTLNLSFIIDLSNRDQEYLDGIYNQDGTLKAPLQGWVSGLNQLYPVDFDGDGVYDLYALQRIVGQYNADGLGLVQTPLSWDGQRFSSFFDNQYAAVLGTAADS; translated from the coding sequence ATGTACACATATCCCTATAATTTTCGGCAGCAACCTGCTGGAACATCAAATATTTTTGCGTTTGCCCAAGGAGACGTGAATGGTGATTACATTCAAGATCAAGTTTATCTTGTAGGACAAAAAACGTCGGATAGTCCTTATATCACTGACATCACTTTAATCATTCAAGATGGCCGGTCTAATTTGTTCTATAATGTACCTCTGAAAACAAACATGGGGTATCAACCTCGTCTGTTCCTGGGAGACTTCACAGGGGATGGCACCGATGACATATTGATAAGTATGGATTCAGGGGGAAGCGGCGGGTTTGGTTACTATTACCTTTATTCTTTTGTTAACAACCAACCGATGGTGCTTTTCGATTACGAGACCTTTGACGAAACTTACAAATATGTGGTCAATTATCAAGATCAATACAAAGTTGAAGTGATAAATCAAACGTTGAATCTATCTTTCATCATTGATTTGAGCAACCGGGACCAGGAATATTTAGATGGAATTTATAATCAGGACGGAACTCTGAAAGCACCATTGCAAGGATGGGTTTCAGGATTGAACCAGCTTTATCCTGTCGACTTTGATGGTGACGGGGTATATGATTTATACGCTTTACAAAGAATCGTCGGTCAATATAATGCAGATGGACTTGGACTGGTCCAGACGCCATTAAGCTGGGATGGGCAGCGCTTCAGTTCATTTTTTGATAATCAATACGCAGCTGTCCTCGGAACGGCAGCAGACTCCTGA
- a CDS encoding RidA family protein, producing the protein MFKSVSTDQAPSAIGPYSQATDLGNLIFISGQIPLNAETMEFVSDDVKEQTAQVMKNIGAILKEAGLTYQNLVKMNIYLDSMDNFAIVNEVYASYLNEPYPARAAVEVSKLPKGAKVEIEAIAARG; encoded by the coding sequence ATGTTCAAATCTGTATCTACTGATCAAGCCCCGAGCGCTATTGGACCTTATTCACAGGCAACCGACCTGGGAAACCTTATATTCATTTCTGGTCAAATTCCTTTGAACGCAGAAACAATGGAATTTGTATCTGATGATGTAAAAGAACAAACAGCACAAGTAATGAAAAATATTGGTGCCATCCTGAAAGAAGCTGGACTTACTTATCAAAACCTTGTAAAAATGAACATTTACCTTGATTCCATGGACAATTTCGCTATTGTCAATGAAGTTTATGCCAGTTACTTAAATGAACCATATCCTGCACGCGCAGCTGTCGAGGTCAGTAAACTTCCTAAAGGGGCAAAAGTTGAAATCGAAGCGATTGCCGCACGAGGGTAA
- a CDS encoding carbon starvation CstA family protein — translation MITFIASIVLLIVGYLVYAKVVERIFGINDQNTTPAYKKNDGFDYMPMSWWKASLIQLLNIAGLGPIFGAVLGALYGPVAFIWIVVGSIFAGAVHDYFSGMLSLRHNGAQYPSLVGKYLGRPAQSIINLLSIGLMVLVAAAFTAGPAQLMAEVTPLGFFTSILIIFAYFLIATLLPINKIIGKVYPIFGAVLIFMAVSIGVGMFFFDQPIPNLTLSNLHPEELPVWPMLMVTISCGAISGFHSTQSPILARTLKKESEGRKVFYGAMIAEGIIALIWAAAGMTFFGSTGGLQSALANGGPAGVVNEISTTTLGTFGGILAVLGVIILPITTGDTALRSSRMMLVDFARQVSKKSLNGKWIPIIFALPVAVPTFMLTQMDYSFLWRYVGWSNQVVATVMLWTGAMYLLKNHKFHWICSVPALFMTAVVSSYIFYAPEGFGLSYSTSMVIGAIIWLAVVLWFVRQLLKNKGRKEEKIITSKAG, via the coding sequence ATGATTACATTTATCGCATCAATTGTACTACTAATAGTCGGATATCTTGTATATGCAAAAGTTGTCGAACGGATTTTTGGAATCAATGATCAGAACACAACCCCTGCATACAAGAAGAATGACGGATTTGACTACATGCCAATGAGCTGGTGGAAAGCGAGTCTTATCCAATTACTCAATATCGCTGGGCTGGGACCTATTTTCGGAGCAGTATTAGGAGCTTTGTATGGACCGGTCGCTTTTATATGGATTGTTGTCGGCTCGATATTCGCTGGAGCCGTGCATGATTACTTTTCGGGGATGCTATCACTTAGACACAATGGGGCGCAGTACCCGAGTCTTGTGGGGAAATACTTAGGCAGACCTGCCCAGTCAATCATCAATCTTTTGTCCATTGGTTTGATGGTATTAGTAGCTGCTGCATTTACAGCTGGACCTGCCCAGTTGATGGCAGAAGTGACACCACTCGGTTTTTTCACATCCATCCTGATCATTTTTGCTTATTTTTTAATAGCGACATTGCTGCCAATCAATAAAATTATCGGAAAAGTATATCCTATTTTTGGTGCCGTTTTGATTTTTATGGCTGTTTCTATCGGTGTAGGCATGTTTTTCTTCGATCAGCCTATTCCGAATTTAACGTTGAGTAATCTCCATCCAGAGGAATTACCCGTCTGGCCGATGTTAATGGTAACAATCTCTTGCGGGGCCATTTCAGGTTTCCATAGTACCCAAAGTCCAATCCTTGCCCGTACGCTGAAAAAAGAGAGTGAAGGACGCAAAGTCTTTTACGGTGCAATGATTGCTGAAGGAATTATTGCGCTGATTTGGGCTGCTGCTGGAATGACCTTCTTCGGCAGTACGGGAGGCTTGCAATCTGCACTTGCTAATGGAGGCCCGGCAGGTGTGGTCAACGAAATCAGTACAACTACACTTGGAACATTTGGTGGCATTTTAGCTGTACTCGGAGTTATCATTCTTCCGATCACAACTGGAGATACCGCTTTACGTTCTTCACGGATGATGCTTGTCGATTTTGCAAGACAAGTGAGTAAGAAGAGCTTGAATGGTAAATGGATACCTATCATATTCGCTCTCCCAGTAGCAGTACCGACGTTTATGCTTACACAAATGGATTACAGCTTTCTTTGGCGGTACGTAGGCTGGTCTAATCAGGTGGTCGCTACAGTCATGCTTTGGACAGGTGCTATGTATCTTTTGAAAAATCACAAGTTCCACTGGATTTGCAGTGTTCCTGCATTATTCATGACAGCAGTTGTAAGTTCGTATATCTTTTACGCTCCAGAAGGATTCGGCCTATCTTATTCTACCTCAATGGTGATTGGTGCAATCATTTGGCTGGCTGTCGTTTTATGGTTCGTAAGGCAGCTCCTTAAGAATAAAGGAAGAAAAGAAGAGAAAATCATTACTTCAAAAGCTGGATAA
- a CDS encoding DUF1206 domain-containing protein yields MDASMNNSKEIREAKEEIKPWIRRVGRVGFMAKGTVYFFIGILTIMAVLGLGGKKTGTNGMFRSLASIRFGEILLWAIGTGLIGYILWIFIKVFKDPENYGNDIKGVITRTGYLVGGIIYSGLAYNAFKIAISVGTGSGNTEQTMSARLLSQPLGQWIVGLVGVIIIGYGVYEFYQGASCSFMKKFHISDMDKKKQMIAKNAGRFGLSARGIVLVLIGFFFVQTALSSNPNEAKGLDGALSELSQQPHGQWLLAVAAVGLILYGIYQMVRGRYTRMNFGKNE; encoded by the coding sequence ATGGATGCATCAATGAACAACAGCAAGGAAATAAGAGAAGCCAAAGAAGAAATCAAACCATGGATACGTCGAGTAGGGCGAGTCGGGTTCATGGCCAAGGGGACTGTCTACTTTTTCATTGGCATCCTGACGATAATGGCCGTGCTGGGCTTAGGCGGGAAAAAAACCGGCACGAATGGTATGTTTCGTTCATTAGCCAGTATCCGGTTTGGGGAAATCCTTCTTTGGGCAATCGGAACCGGATTGATCGGGTACATCCTATGGATCTTCATCAAAGTATTCAAAGACCCTGAAAATTATGGAAATGATATAAAAGGTGTGATTACTCGCACCGGTTATTTAGTCGGCGGCATCATATATTCCGGCCTGGCTTACAATGCATTCAAAATTGCAATCAGCGTAGGAACTGGAAGTGGGAACACAGAACAGACCATGTCTGCCAGACTCCTTTCCCAACCCTTAGGTCAATGGATAGTCGGCCTCGTTGGAGTGATCATCATCGGTTATGGAGTCTATGAGTTTTATCAGGGAGCCTCATGCAGCTTCATGAAAAAATTCCATATTAGTGATATGGATAAAAAGAAACAGATGATCGCTAAAAATGCAGGACGCTTTGGTCTATCGGCTCGTGGCATAGTTCTTGTCCTCATAGGTTTCTTCTTCGTTCAAACGGCACTTTCCTCAAACCCCAACGAAGCTAAGGGGCTAGATGGAGCATTATCAGAGCTCTCTCAACAACCACACGGACAATGGCTCTTAGCTGTTGCTGCGGTAGGATTGATTCTTTATGGAATTTATCAAATGGTAAGAGGAAGATATACAAGAATGAACTTCGGAAAAAATGAATGA
- a CDS encoding GNAT family N-acetyltransferase, with protein sequence MSVKIVNIQHHHLKTLHKWEMDEELQVKTGVDVPRTFEQFRHSYGAYFSGEKPNLLLKAIETEGRVIGKLELFRTQKRDFLGIVVAEERGSGIGTKALQLFLDEINRDFGVKDIFAEVYEDNFESLRFFQKNGFEWNGEQNEELFRGMPRTLLTLQKEIKRTPAFPH encoded by the coding sequence ATGAGTGTAAAAATAGTCAATATACAGCATCATCATTTAAAGACATTACATAAATGGGAGATGGATGAAGAACTGCAAGTAAAGACGGGTGTGGATGTTCCCAGGACTTTTGAGCAATTCAGGCATTCTTATGGTGCGTACTTCAGTGGAGAAAAGCCTAATTTACTACTGAAAGCAATTGAAACTGAAGGACGGGTCATTGGAAAGTTAGAGCTTTTTCGTACCCAAAAGAGAGACTTTCTGGGTATCGTAGTCGCCGAAGAGCGAGGAAGTGGCATTGGAACAAAAGCGTTGCAGCTGTTCCTTGATGAAATCAATAGAGATTTTGGGGTGAAAGATATATTTGCCGAAGTGTATGAAGATAATTTTGAAAGTTTGCGTTTTTTTCAAAAAAACGGTTTTGAATGGAATGGAGAGCAGAACGAAGAATTATTCAGAGGTATGCCCCGCACCCTACTTACCCTTCAAAAAGAAATTAAAAGAACGCCCGCCTTTCCTCATTGA
- a CDS encoding Na+/H+ antiporter NhaC family protein produces MQNKQGNGWSLLPFGVFILLFIGSGILTGDFYQMPVLVALFVAILVALFMNRRTDFQSKLQQLTEGGGHSNIILMVIIFLLAGAFSTVAEGMKAVDSTVNLGLSILPGNLLVVGLFIIACFISISMGTSVGTIVALAPIGMGIADQTDVAVALTMGAVVSGAMFGDNLSIISDTTIAAVRTQGTEMKDKFRANFFIVLPAAIGTAIIFGVLTADASTTLQGEHPFELVKVLPYLGVLIFALIGVNVIYVLMGGIGFAGIVGLMMGDFTLMEFVTLVGDGFSSMQELALVVILLGGLVELIRQNGGIEYLLHKISRGANSKRGGEFGIAGLVSAVNVSTANNTISIITAGPLAKQISARFDIDARRSASILDIFSSSVQGLLPYGAQILSVAGVASISPVSVVPFCLYPILLALSGIIAIFIRFPKFTTR; encoded by the coding sequence ATTCAAAACAAACAAGGGAATGGATGGAGTTTACTTCCCTTTGGTGTATTTATATTACTCTTCATCGGTTCGGGAATCCTCACCGGGGATTTCTATCAAATGCCGGTCTTGGTGGCTTTGTTTGTCGCCATTCTCGTCGCCCTGTTCATGAACAGGCGCACAGACTTTCAATCAAAGCTGCAGCAGTTGACGGAAGGAGGGGGCCATTCGAATATCATTTTGATGGTGATCATCTTTCTCTTGGCTGGGGCATTTTCCACTGTTGCTGAAGGGATGAAAGCTGTCGATTCGACTGTCAATTTAGGATTGAGCATATTGCCAGGTAATCTTTTGGTTGTCGGTCTTTTCATTATCGCTTGCTTCATCTCCATTTCGATGGGTACATCTGTTGGAACGATTGTAGCCCTGGCTCCAATCGGGATGGGGATTGCTGATCAGACAGATGTAGCCGTCGCTCTCACTATGGGGGCGGTGGTCAGTGGTGCGATGTTCGGGGATAATCTTTCCATCATTTCTGATACGACTATTGCTGCTGTGCGAACCCAGGGCACAGAAATGAAAGATAAGTTCCGGGCGAATTTCTTTATTGTTTTGCCTGCCGCCATCGGAACGGCAATCATTTTTGGTGTATTGACGGCAGATGCTTCTACAACACTTCAAGGCGAGCATCCTTTTGAATTGGTGAAAGTTCTTCCTTATTTAGGGGTCCTCATCTTTGCGCTCATCGGTGTGAACGTGATTTATGTGTTGATGGGAGGTATCGGTTTTGCTGGGATCGTGGGTCTGATGATGGGAGACTTCACCTTAATGGAATTCGTCACGCTTGTGGGTGACGGCTTCTCCAGTATGCAGGAGTTGGCCTTAGTCGTTATACTTTTAGGCGGACTTGTAGAACTAATTCGTCAAAACGGCGGAATCGAGTATTTGTTGCATAAAATAAGTCGTGGTGCCAACTCCAAGCGAGGAGGCGAGTTCGGCATCGCTGGTCTTGTGAGCGCTGTTAACGTATCTACAGCGAACAATACAATTTCGATTATCACGGCAGGTCCTTTAGCCAAACAGATATCTGCAAGGTTTGATATTGATGCTAGAAGGTCTGCCAGTATTTTGGATATTTTCTCAAGTTCTGTCCAAGGGTTGCTTCCTTATGGTGCGCAAATACTTTCTGTGGCAGGAGTGGCGAGTATTTCACCTGTCTCGGTCGTTCCTTTCTGCTTGTATCCAATCCTTCTTGCATTATCAGGGATCATCGCTATATTCATCCGTTTTCCAAAGTTTACGACTCGATGA
- a CDS encoding Gfo/Idh/MocA family protein — translation MLRVALLSRWHVHADDYAAEASAHPLVSIDKVWDEDAERGKSWAEELGVPFEDDVSSIFHDPHIDAIILTSSTARHHDLLVEAAKYGKHIFTEKVLTLTKNDDEKVLTAVAKAQIKFMISMPRLTADYYLYAQKMMDQGVLGQVNMIRCRVAHNGAVPNGQHSTGWLPERFFDAEQCGGGSLVDLGAHPIYLANRLAGKPQYVSARLHSLMGRGVDDHAAVTVEYDSGILAVLETSFISTGSPFQLELYGTEGTLLIESDQIRVKSEKHGLEKWTPPAELPQPLETPFEQWVKEIIEGTPPSITVKDAQDLTLVNEAAAISHQEGCRVEIQP, via the coding sequence ATGCTTCGTGTCGCCTTATTAAGCCGATGGCATGTCCACGCCGATGATTATGCTGCAGAAGCGTCCGCTCACCCGCTTGTCTCGATCGACAAAGTATGGGATGAAGATGCTGAAAGAGGAAAGTCATGGGCAGAGGAGCTGGGTGTTCCTTTCGAAGATGATGTTAGTTCCATTTTCCATGACCCGCACATTGACGCCATTATCCTCACAAGCTCTACTGCCCGTCATCACGATCTATTGGTGGAAGCGGCAAAATATGGAAAGCACATTTTTACAGAGAAGGTCTTAACTTTAACTAAAAACGATGATGAAAAAGTCTTGACTGCGGTTGCAAAAGCCCAGATCAAGTTCATGATTTCGATGCCAAGATTGACAGCTGATTATTATTTGTATGCGCAAAAAATGATGGATCAAGGTGTTCTCGGACAAGTGAACATGATCCGCTGCCGGGTGGCCCATAACGGTGCTGTTCCGAACGGGCAACATTCAACCGGGTGGCTTCCTGAACGTTTCTTCGATGCCGAACAATGTGGTGGAGGGTCGCTGGTTGATCTAGGTGCCCATCCCATTTATTTAGCAAACCGATTAGCAGGAAAACCACAATATGTAAGCGCAAGACTCCACTCACTGATGGGGCGAGGGGTCGATGACCACGCTGCTGTTACTGTTGAATATGATTCAGGGATACTTGCAGTCTTAGAAACGAGCTTCATATCTACAGGGAGTCCTTTTCAATTAGAATTGTATGGTACAGAAGGCACTCTATTAATTGAGAGCGACCAAATTCGTGTGAAAAGTGAAAAACATGGACTGGAAAAGTGGACGCCCCCTGCTGAGCTGCCGCAGCCCCTGGAAACTCCTTTTGAACAGTGGGTCAAGGAAATAATAGAGGGCACTCCTCCGTCCATTACAGTGAAAGATGCTCAGGATCTCACACTTGTGAATGAAGCAGCAGCTATTTCCCATCAAGAGGGATGTCGTGTGGAAATTCAACCATAA
- a CDS encoding STAS domain-containing protein encodes MEKLNARLAKYFKNNQTKLVNELLPQTLDELDIVYNDNDLNYHFEMLRLLLDRVGESLLQPPEEMSAAEIGYDTDNYLYSQGVLLKQTVDVLSVFRLSLIKHMRRSDLIQEAEVEEGFLVTEQVVTAFDAAIRATTDSYNRTKESEHEEMEKHLNTVSSPVVLIDEFQAVLPLVGEFSPERFDVVKDHTLHKVKEHGLRLLFIDFSGIATFDEVFINDLFNLTKTIKLLGTRTVLTGIRTEMAVAAIQSEMNFEELETFSDLKQALITINDSKV; translated from the coding sequence ATGGAAAAATTGAACGCACGTTTAGCGAAATACTTTAAAAATAACCAGACTAAATTAGTAAATGAACTTTTACCGCAAACTCTCGATGAACTTGATATCGTCTATAATGATAATGACTTGAATTATCATTTTGAAATGTTGCGTCTACTTTTGGATCGGGTCGGGGAAAGTTTACTGCAGCCACCTGAAGAAATGAGTGCAGCTGAAATCGGTTATGATACAGACAATTATTTATACTCACAAGGAGTTCTTTTGAAACAAACCGTCGACGTGCTCAGCGTCTTCAGACTGTCTTTAATAAAACATATGCGAAGGTCCGATTTGATCCAAGAAGCAGAAGTGGAAGAGGGTTTCCTAGTAACGGAACAAGTCGTAACCGCATTTGATGCTGCCATCCGGGCCACGACGGATAGTTATAACCGCACGAAGGAGTCGGAACATGAAGAAATGGAAAAACACTTGAACACGGTTTCTTCTCCGGTAGTCTTGATTGATGAATTTCAAGCTGTCCTTCCTTTAGTCGGTGAGTTTTCACCTGAGCGTTTCGATGTCGTCAAAGATCACACCTTGCACAAGGTAAAAGAACACGGCCTCCGTCTCTTGTTTATCGATTTTTCAGGAATCGCCACCTTTGATGAAGTATTCATCAACGATTTATTCAATTTGACAAAAACGATTAAATTGTTGGGCACGCGCACTGTTTTGACAGGGATTCGCACTGAAATGGCCGTGGCAGCTATCCAATCAGAAATGAATTTCGAAGAATTAGAAACTTTTAGTGATTTGAAGCAGGCACTAATTACCATCAATGACTCAAAAGTATAA